The following proteins come from a genomic window of Carassius gibelio isolate Cgi1373 ecotype wild population from Czech Republic chromosome B8, carGib1.2-hapl.c, whole genome shotgun sequence:
- the nkain5 gene encoding sodium/potassium-transporting ATPase subunit beta-1-interacting protein 3 isoform X1 — MGCCSGRCMLMFFCALQLITAVERQVFDFLGYQWAPILVNFLHVIVVILGLFGTVQYKPRYIVLYIVWSVFWVTWNIFICCLYLDLGGLSKDSNYLSLGLSSYHSWWKDNGPGCENGNLPTTRWQHMESPALVSELGCVLEFQYIEVMHSALQLFISALGFVFACYVVNIFNEEEDTYLYK; from the exons ATGGGCTGCTGCTCGGGGAGGTGTATGTTGATGTTCTTCTGCGCTCTTCAGCTG atcACTGCTGTGGAGAGACAGGTGTTCGACTTTCTAGGTTACCAGTGGGCACCCATCCTTGTCAACTTCCTGCACGTCATTGTGGTGATATTGGGCTTGTTTGGGACAGTCCAGTATAAGCCTCGCTATATAGTTTTG TATATAGTCTGGAGCGTGTTTTGGGTGACTTGGAATATCTTTATCTGTTGCCTTTATCTTGACCTTGGAGGGCTTTCAAAG GACAGCAATTACCTGTCATTGGGACTTTCATCTTACCATTCATGGTGGAAAGACAATGGTCCAGGCTGTGAGAATGGAAACCTcccaaccactagatggcagcatatGGAAAGTCCTGCTCTGGTTTCTGAGCTGGGCTGTGTGTTAGAATTCCAATACATCGAAGTTATGCACAGCGCCCTGCAACTGTTCATTTCT GCCCTGGGATTTGTATTTGCCTGCTATGTTGTCAACATCTTCAATGAAGAGGAAGacacat ATTTGTATAAGTGA
- the nkain5 gene encoding sodium/potassium-transporting ATPase subunit beta-1-interacting protein 3 isoform X3, giving the protein MGCCSGRCMLMFFCALQLITAVERQVFDFLGYQWAPILVNFLHVIVVILGLFGTVQYKPRYIVLYIVWSVFWVTWNIFICCLYLDLGGLSKDSNYLSLGLSSYHSWWKDNGPGCENGNLPTTRWQHMESPALVSELGCVLEFQYIEVMHSALQLFISALGFVFACYVVNIFNEEEDTYLYK; this is encoded by the exons atcACTGCTGTGGAGAGACAGGTGTTCGACTTTCTAGGTTACCAGTGGGCACCCATCCTTGTCAACTTCCTGCACGTCATTGTGGTGATATTGGGCTTGTTTGGGACAGTCCAGTATAAGCCTCGCTATATAGTTTTG TATATAGTCTGGAGCGTGTTTTGGGTGACTTGGAATATCTTTATCTGTTGCCTTTATCTTGACCTTGGAGGGCTTTCAAAG GACAGCAATTACCTGTCATTGGGACTTTCATCTTACCATTCATGGTGGAAAGACAATGGTCCAGGCTGTGAGAATGGAAACCTcccaaccactagatggcagcatatGGAAAGTCCTGCTCTGGTTTCTGAGCTGGGCTGTGTGTTAGAATTCCAATACATCGAAGTTATGCACAGCGCCCTGCAACTGTTCATTTCT GCCCTGGGATTTGTATTTGCCTGCTATGTTGTCAACATCTTCAATGAAGAGGAAGacacat ATTTGTATAAGTGA